The following coding sequences lie in one Heyndrickxia oleronia genomic window:
- a CDS encoding DUF84 family protein, with amino-acid sequence MKIAIGSVNPAKVKAVEEACKEQDIDVIITPMSVPSGVSNQPFSDEETIQGAVNRATNCLLEENIEIGIGLEGGVVETPFGLFVCNWGALVVKGESPIIAGGARIRLPEDVAERLRKGEELGPVMEDVSKVRNVSKKEGAIGIFTNNVITRDEMFTHVMKILIGQFQFRKK; translated from the coding sequence ATGAAAATCGCTATTGGATCTGTAAATCCTGCAAAAGTTAAGGCAGTAGAAGAAGCATGTAAAGAACAAGATATCGATGTAATCATTACCCCAATGTCAGTTCCTTCAGGAGTAAGTAATCAGCCTTTTTCTGATGAAGAAACGATACAAGGTGCGGTCAATCGTGCGACAAATTGTTTATTAGAGGAAAACATAGAAATTGGAATAGGTTTAGAGGGGGGAGTTGTAGAAACTCCTTTTGGTCTATTCGTATGTAATTGGGGAGCTCTTGTAGTAAAGGGGGAGTCACCAATTATTGCGGGTGGGGCTAGAATTCGATTACCAGAAGATGTGGCAGAACGTTTAAGGAAAGGGGAGGAATTAGGCCCTGTAATGGAGGATGTATCAAAAGTAAGAAATGTTAGTAAAAAAGAAGGGGCTATTGGAATATTCACAAATAATGTAATAACAAGGGATGAGATGTTTACTCATGTAATGAAAATATTAATTGGGCAATTTCAATTTAGAAAGAAGTAA
- a CDS encoding thioredoxin family protein, translating to MKKLTSMEEFETLKDSGKTVFMFSADWCPDCRFIDPFLPEIEADFTEYTFVYVDRDEFIDLCSDLDIFGIPSFIVFKEGNELGRFVSKDRKTKEEIENFLKGL from the coding sequence ATGAAAAAATTAACATCAATGGAAGAATTCGAAACATTGAAGGATAGTGGGAAGACAGTTTTTATGTTTTCGGCTGATTGGTGTCCTGATTGCCGCTTTATCGATCCGTTTTTACCAGAAATAGAGGCTGATTTTACAGAGTATACTTTTGTATATGTAGACCGAGATGAATTCATTGATCTATGTTCTGATTTAGATATTTTCGGGATTCCAAGTTTTATTGTTTTTAAAGAAGGCAATGAACTAGGGCGTTTTGTAAGTAAAGATCGTAAAACAAAAGAGGAAATTGAAAACTTTTTAAAAGGGCTTTAA
- a CDS encoding DUF1444 domain-containing protein, with product MDTIKMKKELQKRLEHDNRSIIYNREKETLRIENKQTGKGITVSLSNAVSKWHEKKEKAVDEIVYYVEEALNVMGTEQKMGGKESRIFPVIRSTSFPKETSEGVSFFTEDHTAETRIYYALDLGNTYRLIDDEMLRKEKWDREEIKEMARFNVRSLSTLTKQDTVADNIFYFLNTNDGYDASRILNDKFLKEMSEKITGDMTVSVPHQDVLIIGDIRNETGYDVLAQMTMSFFTNGHVPITALSFIYDDGELEPIFIMGKNRKK from the coding sequence ATGGATACAATCAAAATGAAAAAGGAGCTTCAAAAACGGTTAGAGCATGATAACCGAAGCATTATTTATAATCGTGAGAAAGAAACTTTAAGAATTGAAAATAAACAAACAGGTAAAGGAATTACTGTATCATTGTCCAATGCAGTATCGAAATGGCATGAAAAAAAGGAAAAAGCAGTCGATGAAATTGTTTATTATGTAGAGGAAGCATTAAATGTAATGGGGACGGAACAAAAAATGGGTGGTAAGGAAAGTAGGATTTTTCCTGTGATTCGGTCTACCTCATTTCCTAAAGAAACATCAGAAGGGGTTTCCTTTTTTACAGAAGATCATACAGCTGAGACAAGAATATATTATGCACTAGATTTAGGGAATACCTATCGTTTGATTGATGATGAAATGCTAAGGAAAGAAAAGTGGGATAGAGAAGAAATTAAAGAAATGGCACGATTTAATGTGCGGTCATTAAGTACGTTAACTAAGCAGGACACTGTAGCAGATAATATCTTTTATTTTTTAAATACGAATGACGGATATGATGCAAGTAGGATATTAAATGATAAATTTCTAAAAGAAATGTCAGAAAAAATCACTGGTGATATGACTGTGTCTGTCCCACATCAGGATGTTCTTATTATCGGGGATATTCGAAATGAAACAGGATATGATGTATTAGCACAAATGACGATGAGCTTCTTTACCAATGGCCATGTCCCGATCACTGCATTATCTTTTATTTATGATGATGGTGAACTTGAACCAATTTTTATTATGGGAAAAAACAGGAAAAAATAA
- a CDS encoding YhcN/YlaJ family sporulation lipoprotein, which yields MMKLTKTLLCVGLISGLLAGCGTNNNDKNVANRNNVNPVRYNNDDRNMNPRNVNYDNDLGNNNNNMNNGLGTNNNNGLGTNNTNNNGLGTNNDNNGIGNNNGQVNNKMRVADEAADRVAKLKEVSRANVIVTDNNAYVAVMLTDRSRNELNKTFEDKIAKEVRKADKDIDNVYVSVNPDFYDRMNDYANDIRNGNPISGLFDQFNETVQRIFPNAR from the coding sequence ATGATGAAATTGACAAAAACCTTGCTTTGTGTTGGTTTAATATCAGGGCTTTTAGCTGGATGTGGAACAAATAATAATGATAAAAACGTTGCAAATAGAAATAATGTTAATCCAGTAAGATATAATAATGATGATCGTAATATGAATCCTAGAAATGTTAATTATGACAATGATTTAGGAAACAATAACAACAATATGAACAATGGCTTAGGTACGAATAATAACAATGGTTTAGGCACAAATAATACTAACAACAATGGTTTAGGCACAAATAATGATAATAACGGTATTGGAAATAACAATGGACAGGTAAATAATAAAATGAGAGTAGCGGATGAGGCTGCAGATCGTGTAGCCAAATTGAAAGAAGTTAGCCGTGCAAATGTCATTGTTACTGACAATAATGCATACGTGGCAGTTATGCTAACTGATCGTTCGCGAAATGAATTAAACAAAACTTTTGAGGATAAAATTGCAAAAGAAGTTCGCAAAGCAGATAAGGATATCGACAATGTTTATGTTTCCGTTAACCCTGATTTCTATGATCGAATGAATGATTATGCTAACGATATCAGAAATGGAAATCCAATTAGCGGCTTATTCGATCAATTTAATGAAACTGTCCAACGTATTTTCCCTAATGCTCGTTAA